A portion of the Glycine max cultivar Williams 82 chromosome 10, Glycine_max_v4.0, whole genome shotgun sequence genome contains these proteins:
- the LOC100790197 gene encoding protein DEHYDRATION-INDUCED 19 homolog 3 isoform X1, which translates to MDGDSSWSARLSSASRRYQSALQSRSDMFMGFDENDGDDDIREEFLCPFCSEYFDIVGLCCHIDEEHPMEAKNGVCPVCALRVGVDMVAHITLQHGSIFKMQRKRKSRKGGSYSTLSLLRKELREGNLQSLFGGSSCIVSSSNADPLLSSFILPLANEHASSQPHLHTETRSSKKCLDETVSTRNVETSTLSVKDKEEKEKRCEFVQGLLLSTILDDNL; encoded by the exons ATGGACGGTGATTCCTCTTGGAGTGCTCGACTCTCTTCCGCTTCCAGGCGCTACCAATCCGCTCTTCAATCTCGATCAG ACATGTTCATGGGTTTTGATGAAAATGATGGGGACGATGATATAAGAGAGGAGTTTCTCTGCCCATTTTGTTCTGAGTATTTTGATATCGTTGGATTATGCTGCCACATTGATGAAGAGCATCCAATGGAGGCAAAAAATGGG GTATGTCCAGTTTGTGCATTGAGGGTGGGGGTTGATATGGTAGCACATATAACCCTACAACATGGGAGTATATTTAAG ATGCAGCGCAAAAGGAAATCACGGAAAGGTGGATCGTATTCAACACTATCTTTATTGAGGAAGGAACTACGAGAAGGAAATTTGCAATCCCTTTTTGGCGGATCTTCATGTATAGTGTCCTCATCTAATGCAGATCCACTGTTGTCATCATTTATATTGCCTTTAGCTAATGAACATGCCAGTTCTCAGCCTCACTTACACACTGAGACAAGATCATCTAAAAAATGCTTAGATGAGACTGTGTCAACAAG AAATGTGGAGACATCAACCTTGTCAGTTAAGGATaaggaggagaaggaaaaaagatgCGAGTTTGTTCAAGGGCTGTTGCTGTCCACCATACTTGATGACAATTTATAA
- the LOC100790197 gene encoding protein DEHYDRATION-INDUCED 19 homolog 3 isoform X2 → MDGDSSWSARLSSASRRYQSALQSRSDMFMGFDENDGDDDIREEFLCPFCSEYFDIVGLCCHIDEEHPMEAKNGRKRKSRKGGSYSTLSLLRKELREGNLQSLFGGSSCIVSSSNADPLLSSFILPLANEHASSQPHLHTETRSSKKCLDETVSTRNVETSTLSVKDKEEKEKRCEFVQGLLLSTILDDNL, encoded by the exons ATGGACGGTGATTCCTCTTGGAGTGCTCGACTCTCTTCCGCTTCCAGGCGCTACCAATCCGCTCTTCAATCTCGATCAG ACATGTTCATGGGTTTTGATGAAAATGATGGGGACGATGATATAAGAGAGGAGTTTCTCTGCCCATTTTGTTCTGAGTATTTTGATATCGTTGGATTATGCTGCCACATTGATGAAGAGCATCCAATGGAGGCAAAAAATGGG CGCAAAAGGAAATCACGGAAAGGTGGATCGTATTCAACACTATCTTTATTGAGGAAGGAACTACGAGAAGGAAATTTGCAATCCCTTTTTGGCGGATCTTCATGTATAGTGTCCTCATCTAATGCAGATCCACTGTTGTCATCATTTATATTGCCTTTAGCTAATGAACATGCCAGTTCTCAGCCTCACTTACACACTGAGACAAGATCATCTAAAAAATGCTTAGATGAGACTGTGTCAACAAG AAATGTGGAGACATCAACCTTGTCAGTTAAGGATaaggaggagaaggaaaaaagatgCGAGTTTGTTCAAGGGCTGTTGCTGTCCACCATACTTGATGACAATTTATAA
- the LOC100791422 gene encoding remodeling and spacing factor 1, protein MVRGGRFSGKRNFRKRVRSKEGGSDDSDEDYVVSDEGREASDYYCSSLDGCASEEGFDSFMEEEEEQFRRVRSINRSKSKKGIAGRRKNGSKSSHRRGRITYAEEEDVEEEEEEEEEFEDEEEEDEDEEEYKEEEEEEESQEARNFKRSKAKNGVCGKKKRAGKISPKRGRKIRAEQLEEEEEEEEEEKQVEEEEEEKVERSGAEEEEPEGDRDGEDEDFEYDDEDDEFLPEEEEYSDEEEMGGRNKKNEGVKMEKKVLQKKRASVVSTRGRKRRSSRASKKPLGNKRRKNGRLRKKEKCEDEDNFMDNGTTIGTTTGRKRGQKRRRVLLSDSDYASSGSSDFEFTISEEEREQVREAKRLCGNLRNNLRSSSHPINKEAGVHEDQHRQRKPPARKGKEKIEEPQGRKGKEKVEDLKSEKGKQTCGICLSEEDKRRVRGVLNCCTHFFCFACIMEWAKVESRCPLCKQRFKTISKPARSTTGIDLREVVIQVPERDQVYQPSEEELRSYIDPYEYVMCSECHQGGDDGLMLLCDICDSPAHTYCVGLGREVPEGNWYCDGCRPVALGSSSSQVQEGVADPRVSVQSHPIRPPPALHVRESIDLNLISSPRAAFNQGFGHLPSSRFSGRSVEGASPVSGGAPTLSERRWIHRQIQQLLSIDRMASSPGRTNGVSATSSTSNLYSSQIDQSRGTATLHARTQDVGTSYHTFFDERLCNNSSPLMQNGALWPGLMGTTPVPDCELAHQFSRSNIVPDSGLSPAIREESNFHIAKEQLQSMVKSHLKNLSQNIDLGHNTIKDIARSSMHTILAACDLEHLKSEVCTVPPPSACPHMELIASGQTSLIKGCCSSCFDSFVGDVVKRVLDTRVSSQWLRLGL, encoded by the exons ATGGTTAGGGGAGGAAGGTTTAGCGGCAAACGCAATTTCAGGAAAAGGGTTCGGTCAAAGGAGGGAGGTTCTGATGATTCGGATGAGGACTATGTGGTTTCAGATGAAGGTAGAGAGGCATCTGACTATTACTGCTCCTCCTTAGATGGATGCGCATCAGAGGAGGGTTTTGATAGTTTtatggaagaagaggaggagCAATTTCGAAGAGTGAGGAGTATCAATAGATCCAAGTCAAAAAAGGGCATTGCTGGTCGGCGGAAAAATGGCAGTAAAAGCTCACACAGGAGGGGAAGGATTACatatgcagaagaagaagacgtagaagaggaggaggaggaggaggaagagtttgaagacgaagaggaagaggacgaggaCGAGGAAGAATacaaagaggaggaggaggaggaggaaagtCAAGAAGCGAGGAATTTCAAAAGGTCAAAGGCCAAAAATGGTGTTTGTGGTAAGAAAAAACGTGCAGGTAAAATCTCCCCAAAGAGGGGAAGGAAAATACGTGCAGAACAAttggaagaagaggaggaggaggaagaagaggagAAACAGgtggaggaagaggaggaggagaaggtgGAGAGAAGTggagctgaggaagaagaaccGGAGGGAGATAGAGATGGAGAGGATGAAGATTTTGAATATGATGATGAGGATGATGAATTTTTGCCAGAGGAAGAAGAATATTCAGATGAGGAAGAAATGGGGGGGAGAAACAAGAAAAACGAGGGCGtgaaaatggagaagaaggTTTTGCAGAAGAAAAGGGCCTCTGTGGTTTCTACCAGGGGTCGGAAAAGGCGGAGTTCTAGAGCATCAAAGAAACCCTtgggaaacaaaagaagaaagaatgggaggttaaggaagaaagaaaagtgtGAAGATGAGGATAATTTTATGGATAATGGCACAACCATCGGGACAACGACTGGGAGAAAGCGGGGCCAGAAGAGAAGAAGGGTGCTTCTTTCAGATTCAGATTATGCATCTTCTGGATCATCTGATTTTGAGTTTACCATATCTGAAGAAGAGAGAGAACAGGTGAGAGAAGCCAAGAGATTGTGTGGAAATTTGAGAAATAACTTGAGGAGTTCATCCCATCCAATAAATAAAGAGGCTGGTGTCCATGAGGATCAACATCGACAGCGCAAGCCTCCAGCTCGGAAGGGTAAGGAAAAGATAGAAGAACCTCAGGGAAGAAAGGGTAAGGAAAAGGTGGAGGATTTAAAAAGTGAGAAGGGAAAGCAAACATGTGGAATTTGTCTATCtgaagaagataaaagaagagtaAGGGGAGTACTAAATTGTTGCACTCACTTCTTTTGTTTTGCTTGCATTATGGAGTGGGCAAAGGTGGAATCTCGCTGCCCTTTGTGTAAACAGAGATTCAAAACAATCAGCAAGCCTGCACGGTCAACGACAGGGATTGATTTAAGAGAAGTGGTGATACAAGTTCCAGAACGTGACCAG GTTTATCAGCCCTCTGAAGAAGAACTAAGGAGCTATATTGATCCATATGAATATGTTATGTGTTCAGAGTGTCATCAAGGTGGAGATGATGGCCTCATGCTACTCTGTGATATCTGTGATTCCCCTGCACACACATATTGTGTTGGTTTGGGGCGGGAAGTTCCTGAAGGTAATTGGTATTGTGATGGATGTAGACCAGTTGCTTTGGGATCTTCAAGCTCCCAAGTTCAAGAAGGTGTGGCTGATCCAAGGGTATCGGTCCAGAGCCATCCTATTAGACCACCCCCTGCTCTACATGTACGAGAAAGTATAGACCTCAACTTGATTTCATCACCCCGTGCGGCTTTTAATCAAGGTTTTGGGCATCTTCCTTCTTCAAGATTTAGTGGCAGAAGTGTTGAAGGAGCTTCTCCCGTATCTGGAGGGGCaccaactttatcagagagacgCTGGATACACCGTCAGATTCAACAACTACTTTCAATAGATAGGATGGCTTCTTCACCTGGCAGAACCAATGGTGTTTCAGCTACCAGTTCAACTAGTAACTTATATAGCTCTCAAATTGATCAAAGTAGGGGAACTGCCACCCTGCATGCAAGGACACAGGATGTGGGAACATCATACCACACATTTTTTGACGAGAGATTATGCAACAATTCCTCTCCATTAATGCAGAATGGGGCATTATGGCCTGGACTTATGGGGACAACCCCAGTACCAGATTGTGAACTAGCTCATCAGTTCAGTAGATCAAACATTGTTCCTGATAGTGGCTTATCCCCTGCTATCAGAGAAGAAAGTAACTTTCACATTGCAAAGGAGCAATTGCAGTCAATGGTTAAAAGCCACTTGAAGAACTTGTCTCAAAATATTGATTTAG GCCACAATACTATCAAGGATATCGCAAGGAGTTCTATGCACACCATACTAGCAGCTTGTGATCTTGAGCACCTGAAGAGTGAAGTTTGCACTGTGCCTCCTCCATCTGCCTGTCCGCATATGGAGCTAATAGCTAGTGGGCAAACGAGTCTGATTAAAGGTTGCTGCTCATCTTGCTTTGATTCTTTTGTAGGAGATGTGGTGAAGAGGGTTTTGGACACAAGAGTTTCGTCACAGTGGTTACGATTAGGTCTTTAG
- the LOC102660989 gene encoding MATH and LRR domain-containing protein PFE0570w-like, which produces MYNLKLKSKQNRKTIVIPFDEIESDSEWITKEGYNDEDEQPQGEGDDGNVELVGDVGGSSNDLVVDTFDLDNLILVEPNDDAQFEEDLDDDGDGDESDDIHGDDPIIGLYMVTEDQGDYTDMTLKDEEEYHELLRDLESSFEKED; this is translated from the exons ATGTATAACTTGAAGttgaaaagtaaacaaaatagaaaaactatTGTTATTCCATTTGATGAGATTGAGTCTGACAGTGAATGGATAACTAAAGAGGGATATAATGATGAGGATGAGCAACCTCAAGGTGAAGGTGATGATGGCAATGTTGAATTAGTGGGAGATGTTGGAGGAAGTTCAAATGATCTAGTTGTAGATACTTTCGAtctagataatttaattttggtgGAACCTAATGATGATGCACAATTTGAGGAAGACCTTGATGATGATGGAGATGGTGATGAAAGTGATGATATTCATGGAGATGATCCTATTATAGGATTGTACATG GTCACTGAGGACCAGGGAGATTACACAGACATGACACTTAAGGACGAGGAAGAATATCACGAGTTGCTACGAGACTTGGAGTCGTCATTCGAGAAGGAGGATTGA